Proteins encoded by one window of Antechinus flavipes isolate AdamAnt ecotype Samford, QLD, Australia chromosome 4, AdamAnt_v2, whole genome shotgun sequence:
- the PGC gene encoding gastricsin yields MKWLVLVLVCLHLSEGVFRIPLKKGKSIRDTMKEKGVLKEFLKTHKYDPAKKYHFNDFSVAFEPMAYMDAAYYGEISIGTPPQNFLVLFDTGSSNLWVPSIYCQSQACSGHARFNPSQSSTYSTNGQTFSLQYGSGSLTGFFGYDTMTVQGIKVPNQEFGLSENEPGTNFVYAQFDGIMGMAYPALAVGGATTALQGMLQQNVLTNPIFSFYLGNQQSSQNGGEVIFGGVDNNLYTGQIYWAPVTQELYWQIGIQEFSIGGQATGWCSQGCQAIVDTGTSLLTVPQQYMSAFLQATGGQQDQYGQYVVDCNSIQSLPTISFLINGVQFPLSPSAYILNNNGYCTVGIEPTYLPSQNGQPLWILGDVFLRSYYSVYDMNNNRVGFATAA; encoded by the exons ATGAAGTGGCTTGTCTTGGTCCTGGTTTGCCTCCACCTCTCAGAAGGGGTTTTCAG AATCCCTCTGAAGAAAGGTAAATCCATCCGGGATACCATGAAGGAAAAAGGTGTTCTGAAAGAGTTCCTGAAAACTCACAAATATGACCCTGCCAAGAAATATCACTTCAACGATTTCAGTGTGGCCTTTGAACCCATGGCTTACATGGAT gctGCTTACTATGGGGAGATCAGCATCGGGACCCCACCCCAGAACTTCCTGGTCCTCTTTGACACTGGCTCCTCCAACCTGTGGGTGCCCTCCATCTATTGCCAGAGCCAGGCCTGCA GTGGCCATGCCCGATTCAACCCCAGCCAGTCTTCTACCTACTCCACCAATGGACAGACCTTTTCCCTGCAATATGGCAGTGGTAGTCTCACTGGTTTCTTTGGCTATGACACTATGACT GTTCAGGGAATCAAGGTCCCCAACCAGGAGTTTGGCCTGAGTGAGAATGAGCCAGGAACCAATTTTGTCTATGCCCAGTTTGATGGTATCATGGGCATGGCCTATCCTGCCTTGGCCGTTGGGGGAGCCACCACAGCCCTGCAGGGCATGCTGCAACAGAACGTCCTTACAAACCCCATCTTCAGTTTCTACCTTGGCAA ccaGCAAAGCTCTCAAAATGGGGGTGAGGTAATCTTTGGAGGTGTTGACAACAACCTGTATACCGGTCAAATCTATTGGGCACCTGTCACTCAAGAACTCTACTGGCAAATTGGCATCCAAGA GTTTTCCATTGGGGGTCAAGCTACTGGTTGGTGTTCCCAGGGTTGCCAGGCTATTGTGGACACTGGCACTTCCCTCCTCACTGTGCCTCAGCAGTACATGAGTGCTTTCCTTCAGGCAACAGGAGGCCAGCAGGACCAGTATGGACAG TATGTGGTGGACTGCAATAGCATTCAGAGCCTGCCCACCATCTCCTTCCTCATCAATGGAGTGCAGTTCCCTCTGTCACCATCTGCCTACATCCTCAAT AATAATGGATACTGCACTGTAGGAATTGAGCCCACTTACCTACCATCCCAGAATGGCCAGCCCCTCTGGATCCTTGGAGATGTCTTCCTCAGGTCCTACTATTCCGTTTATGACATGAACAACAATAGGGTGGGCTTTGCTACAGCTGCATAG